CGCGTCACAATGACGAATACTAATTAACTGTCCACGACACTCCAATGTACAAGGACCTTTGAACATCGCTTTTTGCTTCATGCGAAGTTCGCTTCCTTCAGAAAGACCAAAAGCAGCCAGTCTTCTCTTTAGTAACTGATCTAACGACTGAATACTTTTTACTAACACTTTCTCACCAATTTTAATATCTACTAAGCTCATAACCTTCCCCCTCCGAAGAGAATGATAATTATTTTCAAAAGAATTATAGCACACTCTATTTCTTGAGCACTATACCCTTTGACTTCATATTTATTAACATTTCTCTACAATTTTATTTCAATTATTGTCATAATAGATTCGTTTGCCATTCTCATCCATTTCGCTTACAATAAACAATAACAAATAAAGAATTTCGTTATCACAGGGGGAGCCATGCCGCTGAGAGGGAACACTTCGTTCCGACCCTTCGAACCTGTTAGTTAATGCTAACGCAGGGATTGTGCAAACGTCCGAAATACATACCTCTTTTTTATTTACGTATTTCGT
This genomic interval from Bacillus thuringiensis contains the following:
- a CDS encoding FeoA family protein, which gives rise to MSLVDIKIGEKVLVKSIQSLDQLLKRRLAAFGLSEGSELRMKQKAMFKGPCTLECRGQLISIRHCDAKMIKVELA